One genomic region from Halorussus rarus encodes:
- the hmgB gene encoding hydroxymethylglutaryl-CoA synthase, with translation MTAVGIDAVEIWTGKLKLDLPETFAPAKGEDPEKYTKGLGLHASSFPDAHEDIVTMGANAAKRLMDRKGLTPDDIGRIDVATESAFDNSKPVSTYIAGCLEQVYDGDFHHANKGERKFACIAGTQSLDDAYNWIKAGRNRGRAALVVATDTALYARGDPGEATQGAGAVAMLIDEDPNLVELSTHQGYGSADETDFLKPNQQFPSVDGKRSMQVYLARMREALEDYESVAGASHPDDFAYIPFHTPFPGMVRRAALLAYRHMIRDTPIEEELAEEIGFQPREEDFDDREAYEEAIRDHMDDLKATEAYREWYADTVEPTLSISREVGNWYTGSVHIARAAALKGAAEEGLDLAGQKLGVGSYGSGAQAEVHAETIAEGWREEIEQLNIDEQNERRYDLSYEEYEDVHDRHNHDKTIEMEDFTVPDGEFVFTGRGRMNERLYDYVE, from the coding sequence ATGACAGCCGTCGGTATCGACGCAGTCGAAATCTGGACGGGGAAACTCAAGCTCGACCTCCCGGAGACGTTCGCGCCGGCGAAGGGCGAGGACCCCGAGAAGTACACAAAGGGGCTGGGACTGCACGCGAGCTCGTTCCCGGACGCCCACGAGGACATCGTGACGATGGGCGCCAACGCGGCCAAGCGCCTGATGGACCGCAAGGGGCTGACTCCCGACGACATCGGCCGCATCGACGTGGCGACCGAGTCGGCGTTCGACAACTCCAAGCCGGTGTCGACGTACATCGCGGGCTGCCTCGAGCAGGTGTACGACGGCGACTTCCACCACGCCAACAAGGGCGAGCGCAAGTTCGCCTGCATCGCCGGGACCCAGAGCCTCGACGACGCCTACAACTGGATCAAGGCCGGGCGCAACCGCGGCCGGGCGGCGCTCGTGGTGGCGACCGACACCGCCCTCTACGCTCGGGGCGACCCCGGCGAGGCCACCCAGGGCGCGGGCGCGGTGGCGATGCTCATCGACGAGGACCCCAACCTCGTGGAGCTCTCGACCCACCAGGGGTACGGCAGCGCCGACGAGACCGACTTCCTCAAGCCCAACCAGCAGTTCCCGAGCGTCGACGGGAAGCGCTCGATGCAGGTGTACCTCGCCCGGATGCGCGAGGCCCTGGAGGACTACGAGTCGGTCGCGGGTGCCTCCCATCCCGACGACTTCGCGTACATTCCGTTCCACACGCCGTTCCCCGGCATGGTCCGGCGGGCCGCGCTGCTGGCCTATCGCCACATGATCCGGGACACGCCCATCGAGGAGGAACTGGCCGAGGAGATCGGCTTCCAGCCCCGCGAGGAGGACTTCGACGACCGCGAGGCCTACGAGGAGGCCATCCGCGACCACATGGACGACCTCAAGGCGACCGAGGCGTACCGCGAGTGGTACGCCGACACGGTCGAGCCGACCCTCTCGATCTCCCGCGAGGTCGGCAACTGGTACACCGGCTCGGTCCACATCGCCCGCGCCGCAGCGCTCAAGGGCGCCGCCGAGGAGGGCCTCGACCTCGCCGGCCAGAAGCTGGGCGTCGGCTCGTACGGGTCGGGCGCGCAGGCCGAGGTCCACGCCGAGACGATCGCGGAGGGCTGGCGCGAGGAGATCGAGCAACTGAACATCGACGAGCAGAACGAGCGCCGCTACGACCTCTCGTACGAGGAGTACGAGGACGTCCACGACCGGCACAACCACGACAAGACAATCGAGATGGAGGACTTCACCGTCCCCGACGGCGAGTTCGTGTTCACCGGGCGCGGCCGGATGAACGAGCGCCTCTACGACTACGTGGAGTAG
- a CDS encoding Lrp/AsnC family transcriptional regulator has translation MKDGALDSVDKSILYYLQQDARGTSSNDIAEKLDLSPSTVRTRINKLEEEGIIRGYHIDIDYDLAGYPLYTKIICTAPVTERDELADRAREVHGVTAVREIMTGKRNVYVNAIGRSHDDLNRIAEELDGLGLDIVDEQIIRDEHVCPYHGFLESDEESPVPGTDE, from the coding sequence ATGAAAGACGGCGCACTGGACTCGGTCGACAAGTCCATCCTCTACTACCTCCAGCAGGACGCCCGCGGGACGTCCTCGAACGACATCGCGGAGAAGCTCGACCTGTCCCCGAGCACCGTCCGAACCCGGATCAACAAACTCGAGGAGGAGGGCATCATCCGAGGCTACCACATCGACATCGATTACGACCTGGCGGGCTACCCCCTCTACACCAAGATCATCTGTACCGCACCGGTCACCGAGCGGGACGAACTCGCGGACCGGGCCCGCGAGGTACACGGCGTCACGGCCGTCCGCGAGATCATGACCGGCAAGCGCAACGTGTACGTGAACGCCATCGGCCGGAGCCACGACGACCTCAACCGGATCGCCGAGGAACTCGACGGGCTCGGTCTCGACATCGTCGACGAGCAGATCATCCGAGACGAGCACGTCTGTCCGTACCACGGGTTCCTCGAGTCCGATGAGGAGTCCCCGGTCCCCGGAACCGACGAGTAG
- a CDS encoding DUF7351 domain-containing protein, which produces MSDVGTEGASEPAGGGTPAELESDETVDPDPDETRVAEAETRTLDPDVESAEPSDAFEALGNEVRMAVLRALVDGGDGDGEGGVSGRAMTFSELFEASPADTTAGFAYHLRQLTGLFLEKTGEEGDEYALTYAGLEVTRAIVAGTYTDRVSFGPVPTGDPCPLCENGDLAAVCEANYVTVACEDCDRAVLTLPFPPGARRDRDPERLLAAFDRHHRHRLSVMSDGVCPECAATMEAALSSPPDSMTERLPDSEARRAQVRLDCRQCGCRLHAPVTLAVLEHPAVVAFFHDHGLDVRDRPVWNVGPEWAESVVSDDPWCVRVSAELDDEVLDLFVAADCSVAATRRRPADGVRQAS; this is translated from the coding sequence ATGAGCGATGTCGGCACGGAGGGCGCGAGCGAGCCGGCCGGCGGCGGAACCCCGGCGGAACTCGAATCGGACGAAACGGTCGATCCAGACCCGGACGAGACGAGAGTCGCCGAAGCCGAGACCCGCACGCTCGACCCCGACGTCGAGTCCGCCGAACCCAGCGACGCCTTCGAGGCGCTGGGCAACGAGGTCCGGATGGCGGTCCTGCGGGCGCTCGTCGACGGCGGCGACGGAGACGGCGAGGGCGGCGTCTCCGGTCGGGCCATGACCTTCTCGGAGCTGTTCGAGGCGAGCCCCGCCGACACCACCGCGGGGTTCGCCTACCACCTCCGGCAGCTGACCGGCCTCTTCCTGGAGAAGACCGGCGAGGAGGGCGACGAGTACGCGCTGACCTACGCCGGGTTGGAGGTCACCCGCGCCATCGTCGCCGGGACCTACACCGACCGAGTGTCGTTCGGCCCCGTCCCGACCGGCGACCCATGCCCGCTCTGCGAGAATGGGGACCTCGCGGCGGTCTGCGAAGCCAACTACGTCACGGTGGCCTGCGAGGACTGCGACCGCGCGGTGCTGACCCTACCGTTCCCGCCGGGCGCGCGCCGCGACCGCGACCCCGAGCGCCTGCTCGCGGCGTTCGACCGCCACCACCGCCACCGGCTCTCGGTGATGTCCGACGGGGTCTGCCCGGAGTGCGCCGCGACGATGGAGGCCGCGCTGTCGTCGCCGCCCGACTCGATGACCGAGCGACTGCCCGACAGCGAGGCCCGGCGGGCGCAGGTCCGCCTCGACTGCCGGCAGTGCGGCTGTCGCCTCCACGCGCCGGTGACCCTCGCGGTGCTCGAACATCCCGCCGTCGTCGCGTTCTTCCACGACCACGGACTCGACGTCCGCGACCGTCCCGTCTGGAACGTCGGCCCGGAGTGGGCCGAATCGGTGGTCTCCGACGATCCGTGGTGCGTACGGGTCAGCGCGGAACTCGACGACGAGGTGCTCGACCTGTTCGTCGCCGCCGACTGCTCGGTCGCCGCGACGCGGCGCCGCCCCGCCGACGGGGTTCGGCAGGCGTCGTAA